A region of Fimbriimonadaceae bacterium DNA encodes the following proteins:
- the mutS2 gene encoding Endonuclease MutS2, which yields MDHALRVLEFDELRSRLSKLAETSLGQEACLSLTPSFDREAVERQLMATREADFAIGRSSLPGLHGVYDSRDACERAAKGGTLDGVTLFRVGASLPSMRGLREALSSIREELPILWPIAASLPHLPQLEDRLTSSLDGDGTVRDEASQELADLRRRKRSVAQKLQERIHSYITGRHRDLLSDPIVTQRSGRYVVPLKAEHRGKIKGIVHDTSSTGQTIFIEPEDVLQVGNALREAEAAELAEIERILKALSQHVGREAETITAGVYAAGKIDFELAKARFGYTYRGTIPEIIKTPSAISIRNGAHPLLDAETVVPLSLQLGFDYEVLLITGPNTGGKTVAMKTVGLFVAMAQSGMMVPAGEVKFGPFTQLWADIGDEQSLHQSLSTFSGHIKNIAEALKGLQPGALVLLDEVGAGTDPAEGAALAKALLHTLRDGGARVMASTHYGELKVFAMNHDGFANASMEFDVKSLKPTYRLLVGTPGASHALKIAQRYGIPEGVIRLANENIGVEGQDLERTLQNLETAQKHANRAQGEADRLAARLRQLEKETESKLQEAEEAKRTARMRAHAAIEDLLRDIRLEATEVFDQLKNEASAEAVQRAKDRLAGLQSAGRELAEEFAPTPQPPRASSEAVRLSKGMTVKVEGQALPGVLLEDPRGKTVRVQVGALKLTIAIDRVSPGSADSVKPPGTPRQHLGFKRAQTAVTEINLRELRAEQAKDELEKFIDDSILAGVPFVRIVHGKGEGILRNMTRELLRQHRGVRSYRDGEPAEGGHGVTIANFE from the coding sequence GTGGATCATGCGCTGCGGGTGCTGGAATTCGATGAACTCCGATCTCGCCTGTCCAAGCTGGCGGAGACGTCGCTCGGGCAGGAAGCCTGCCTTTCGCTGACCCCATCATTCGATCGAGAGGCGGTCGAACGCCAGCTGATGGCCACTCGCGAAGCCGATTTCGCAATCGGTCGATCGTCTTTGCCTGGGCTTCATGGGGTCTATGACAGCCGGGACGCTTGTGAGCGCGCTGCCAAGGGTGGCACGCTCGACGGCGTGACGCTTTTTCGGGTCGGTGCTAGCCTCCCGTCAATGCGGGGTCTCCGCGAAGCACTTTCGAGCATCCGGGAAGAACTACCGATTCTCTGGCCGATTGCGGCCTCCCTTCCCCACCTCCCGCAATTGGAAGATCGTCTGACCTCGAGCCTCGATGGCGACGGTACCGTGCGAGACGAGGCTAGTCAGGAGCTTGCCGATCTGCGACGCCGCAAGCGATCGGTGGCGCAAAAGCTGCAAGAGCGAATCCACAGCTACATCACCGGCCGCCACCGCGATCTCCTCAGTGACCCGATCGTCACCCAGCGCAGCGGGCGGTACGTCGTGCCCCTAAAGGCTGAACACCGCGGAAAGATCAAAGGTATCGTCCACGACACGTCGTCGACGGGGCAGACGATCTTCATCGAGCCGGAAGACGTCCTGCAGGTCGGCAACGCGTTGCGCGAAGCCGAGGCTGCCGAACTTGCCGAAATCGAGAGGATCTTGAAGGCCCTTTCCCAGCATGTCGGTCGCGAAGCTGAAACCATCACCGCAGGGGTCTACGCTGCCGGAAAAATCGACTTTGAGCTAGCCAAGGCGCGATTTGGCTACACCTATCGCGGCACCATTCCCGAGATCATCAAGACGCCGAGCGCGATCAGCATCCGCAACGGCGCCCATCCCCTGCTGGATGCAGAAACGGTCGTGCCCTTGTCGCTTCAACTGGGGTTCGACTATGAGGTCTTATTGATTACAGGCCCCAATACGGGCGGCAAAACAGTAGCCATGAAGACGGTCGGGCTGTTTGTGGCGATGGCGCAGTCAGGGATGATGGTCCCGGCCGGGGAGGTGAAGTTTGGCCCCTTTACCCAGCTGTGGGCCGATATCGGCGATGAACAAAGCCTTCATCAATCCCTGTCCACCTTCAGCGGTCACATCAAGAACATCGCCGAAGCCCTAAAGGGCCTCCAACCTGGGGCGCTCGTTCTCCTCGATGAGGTCGGTGCCGGAACAGATCCTGCCGAGGGCGCCGCCCTCGCCAAAGCGCTGCTGCATACGCTGAGGGATGGTGGCGCCCGGGTTATGGCGAGCACCCACTATGGAGAGCTCAAGGTCTTTGCCATGAACCACGATGGGTTCGCGAACGCCTCGATGGAGTTCGATGTCAAGTCACTCAAACCGACCTACCGCTTGCTGGTCGGCACGCCGGGTGCGAGCCATGCCCTTAAGATCGCCCAACGATACGGCATCCCGGAAGGTGTCATTCGGCTTGCTAATGAGAACATCGGAGTTGAGGGACAAGACCTCGAGCGTACGCTTCAGAATCTCGAAACCGCCCAGAAGCATGCGAACCGGGCCCAAGGTGAAGCCGACCGACTTGCCGCCCGCCTGAGGCAACTGGAGAAGGAAACGGAATCAAAGCTGCAGGAGGCCGAAGAGGCAAAGCGAACGGCCAGAATGCGAGCCCATGCCGCGATCGAGGACCTGCTTCGCGACATTCGCCTCGAGGCCACAGAGGTGTTCGATCAGCTTAAGAATGAAGCCTCTGCCGAAGCTGTCCAGCGAGCAAAGGACCGGCTCGCTGGGCTCCAGTCGGCCGGTCGAGAGCTGGCCGAGGAATTCGCACCGACACCTCAACCACCCCGAGCCAGCTCTGAGGCCGTGCGGCTTTCGAAAGGGATGACGGTAAAGGTCGAGGGCCAAGCGCTGCCCGGAGTCCTGCTCGAAGACCCGAGAGGAAAGACTGTGCGGGTGCAAGTTGGTGCTCTTAAACTCACTATCGCGATCGACCGGGTGTCGCCAGGAAGCGCGGATTCGGTTAAGCCGCCCGGAACTCCACGGCAGCACCTGGGCTTTAAGCGTGCTCAAACCGCGGTAACGGAGATCAACTTGCGCGAGTTGCGGGCCGAACAGGCGAAGGATGAGCTGGAGAAGTTCATCGACGACTCGATCCTGGCTGGAGTTCCGTTTGTGCGAATTGTGCACGGCAAGGGTGAGGGCATTCTGCGAAACATGACGCGAGAATTGCTTCGTCAGCACCGCGGCGTGCGTTCTTATCGGGATGGTGAGCCTGCCGAAGGCGGCCACGGTGTCACCATCGCCAATTTCGAGTAA